The following coding sequences are from one Pseudonocardia sp. HH130630-07 window:
- a CDS encoding phosphoribosyltransferase: MSAPQVALELDWAALHASVGTLAGRIRSDGTPDVVVGVLRGGAIPAVMLAHQLGVRSVRTVEITRTTSDLPHTAKIPPAVRDAAALGPLAGLDVLLVDDVVGSGATADMAEQIVRARGPARVRLAVAVINVDNWNRPDDPLHHFDYVGTTCAGWVRFPWEL, from the coding sequence ATGAGCGCCCCACAGGTCGCCCTGGAGCTGGACTGGGCGGCACTGCACGCGAGCGTCGGCACGTTAGCGGGGCGGATCCGGTCCGACGGCACCCCGGACGTCGTGGTCGGCGTGCTTCGCGGCGGAGCGATTCCGGCGGTGATGCTGGCCCACCAGCTCGGGGTCCGCTCGGTACGGACCGTCGAGATCACCCGCACGACCTCAGACCTCCCACACACCGCGAAGATCCCGCCTGCCGTGCGCGACGCCGCCGCGCTCGGCCCACTCGCCGGGCTGGACGTTCTGCTCGTCGACGACGTGGTCGGCAGCGGCGCCACCGCGGACATGGCGGAGCAGATCGTGCGGGCGCGCGGTCCGGCACGCGTTCGTCTCGCTGTCGCGGTGATCAACGTCGACAACTGGAACAGACCCGACGATCCCCTGCACCACTTCGACTACGTCGGCACGACCTGCGCAGGCTGGGTCCGATTCCCCTGGGAGCTGTGA
- a CDS encoding dTMP kinase, whose amino-acid sequence MTRPPLWVSLEGANGVGKTYLAPRLAARLTDRVGRTCLLSELTDGGGDTVTAAVIGALAGGRSFLRTGHPATETLALLALKVREHELVAALPDPPAVVIEDRGVDTVAAYQAAVCVEPPTGRHVAGDRTDVGDEELRAIATAVYDTMAPWRPLPDLTILLTDDAERCARRFAEREGRALTEDEHLLVERAARIYSWRAELEPQRIRRVDVVANLDPVTVIEQLVTDALVAQR is encoded by the coding sequence GTGACCCGGCCGCCGCTGTGGGTCAGCCTCGAAGGCGCCAACGGCGTCGGAAAGACCTACCTCGCGCCCCGACTCGCCGCCCGGCTCACCGACCGGGTCGGACGAACCTGCCTGCTGTCCGAGCTGACCGACGGCGGCGGGGACACCGTCACCGCCGCGGTGATCGGCGCGCTGGCGGGAGGTCGCTCGTTCCTTCGCACAGGCCACCCGGCGACCGAGACATTGGCACTGCTCGCGCTCAAGGTCCGCGAGCACGAGCTGGTCGCCGCCCTGCCCGATCCGCCGGCCGTAGTGATCGAGGACCGTGGCGTGGACACCGTCGCCGCCTACCAGGCCGCCGTGTGCGTCGAACCACCGACAGGCCGGCACGTCGCCGGCGACCGCACTGATGTGGGCGACGAGGAGCTGCGGGCGATCGCCACGGCCGTCTACGACACCATGGCGCCATGGCGGCCGCTGCCCGACCTGACAATCCTGCTGACCGATGACGCCGAGCGGTGCGCGCGCCGCTTCGCCGAGCGCGAAGGCCGCGCGCTGACCGAGGACGAACACCTCCTCGTCGAGCGCGCCGCCCGGATCTACAGCTGGCGCGCCGAGCTCGAACCTCAGCGGATCCGGCGGGTCGACGTGGTGGCGAACCTCGACCCGGTCACGGTGATCGAACAGCTGGTCACCGACGCCCTGGTGGCGCAGCGATGA
- a CDS encoding class I SAM-dependent methyltransferase, translating into MPADDPSRTRPGTPMTGPYSTAQMDDFYAALGAGQVKTTGVMNLMQHLLVAERCRPGDDLVDVCCGRGLALPLLRRYCPGLGSYTGIDISDTNLDEASHGRDCAEFPVVFHQADVAAEWPVTGPFDVAVYTSALEHLPYERGLASLRRTADALADGGRIFLSTPNTPGPAPRPLQHRVHVYEWSHEEVVAGLRDAGFDIDRLEVIGLLPPDTPVMRGALRARYGVGAALLYDQMLQRCPSALLDPVISTGLGEAAGEVLYVCPTRSTR; encoded by the coding sequence ATGCCTGCCGACGACCCGTCCCGGACCCGGCCCGGAACCCCGATGACCGGCCCGTACAGCACCGCACAGATGGACGACTTCTACGCCGCGCTGGGCGCCGGGCAGGTCAAGACCACCGGCGTGATGAACCTGATGCAGCACCTCCTCGTGGCCGAGCGTTGCCGGCCCGGCGACGACCTGGTCGACGTGTGCTGCGGACGTGGGCTCGCGCTGCCGCTGCTGCGCCGCTACTGCCCCGGGCTGGGCAGCTACACCGGGATCGACATCAGCGACACCAACCTCGACGAGGCTTCGCACGGTCGGGACTGCGCGGAGTTCCCCGTCGTGTTCCATCAGGCCGACGTCGCCGCCGAGTGGCCGGTGACCGGCCCGTTCGATGTCGCGGTCTACACCTCCGCGCTGGAGCACCTGCCCTACGAGCGCGGCCTGGCCAGCCTGCGCCGGACCGCCGACGCGCTCGCAGACGGCGGCCGGATCTTCCTGTCGACCCCGAACACCCCCGGCCCGGCGCCCCGGCCGTTGCAGCACCGCGTCCACGTCTACGAGTGGTCCCACGAGGAGGTCGTGGCCGGCCTGCGCGACGCCGGGTTCGACATCGACCGGCTGGAGGTCATCGGGCTGCTGCCGCCGGACACCCCGGTCATGCGCGGCGCATTGCGAGCCCGGTACGGCGTGGGCGCTGCGCTGCTCTACGACCAGATGCTGCAGCGCTGCCCGTCGGCGCTGCTCGACCCCGTCATCTCGACCGGGCTGGGCGAGGCGGCCGGTGAGGTGCTCTACGTGTGCCCGACGCGGAGCACCCGGTGA
- a CDS encoding radical SAM protein translates to MSAPHPNPSTPTPAPAAGSGRADHGAATDGRDLAVLWALRSPCNLGCDYCYFGTLEDDRIAPPQALGVLSHLPHGDLPLAVISDFLTTTEQSRIGRVFLAGGEPLIWPGTGQVIERLAGAGVEVVVCTNGLPLRREPVRRLLLAHAAAVSVSLDSARPDLNDLHRRPRRPGDGWHGVIEGIRALIADRDTQPSPRAAGPRIGLYTVLTRLTLPGLADTVRLAADLGLDYVVPQPISLAPDHRLHGELALRAEDGPAVRDALEAVSEAVPGMLTPGPGYPARVISTLHHDLQTEPRCFGGADLAFIEPDGTVWDCPSRHRIAAAASAGRTATISGTDAATLFPLAPRPERAPCPLFSDDCVNMWPLVEDFDRFLADPAARNR, encoded by the coding sequence ATGAGCGCCCCGCACCCGAACCCCTCGACACCGACACCGGCCCCGGCGGCTGGGTCGGGCCGAGCCGATCACGGGGCTGCGACCGACGGCCGGGACCTGGCCGTGCTGTGGGCGCTGCGCTCGCCGTGCAACCTTGGCTGCGACTACTGCTACTTCGGCACCCTCGAAGACGACCGGATCGCGCCGCCGCAGGCCCTCGGGGTGCTCTCGCATCTGCCGCACGGCGACCTGCCGCTCGCCGTGATCTCCGACTTCCTGACCACCACCGAGCAGTCCCGGATCGGGCGGGTGTTCCTGGCCGGTGGGGAGCCGCTGATCTGGCCGGGTACCGGTCAGGTCATCGAGCGGTTGGCCGGCGCCGGTGTCGAGGTCGTGGTCTGCACCAACGGGCTGCCGCTGCGCCGTGAACCAGTGCGCCGGCTGCTGCTGGCGCACGCCGCCGCGGTGTCGGTGTCCCTGGACTCCGCGCGCCCCGACCTCAACGACCTCCACCGGCGCCCGCGCCGGCCCGGGGACGGCTGGCACGGCGTGATCGAGGGGATCCGTGCGCTGATCGCCGACCGCGACACCCAGCCATCGCCACGCGCCGCGGGCCCACGGATCGGGCTCTACACGGTCCTGACTCGCCTGACACTTCCCGGGCTGGCCGACACCGTCCGGCTCGCTGCCGACCTCGGACTGGACTACGTGGTGCCGCAGCCGATCTCGCTGGCCCCGGATCACCGGCTGCACGGTGAGCTGGCACTGCGCGCCGAGGACGGGCCCGCAGTCCGCGATGCGCTGGAGGCGGTGTCCGAGGCGGTCCCGGGGATGCTGACTCCCGGCCCCGGCTATCCGGCGCGGGTGATCTCGACGCTGCACCACGACCTGCAGACCGAACCGCGGTGCTTCGGTGGCGCCGACCTGGCGTTCATCGAGCCCGACGGCACCGTCTGGGACTGCCCGTCGCGGCATCGGATCGCGGCGGCGGCCAGTGCGGGACGGACCGCCACCATCTCCGGGACCGACGCCGCGACGTTGTTCCCGCTCGCGCCTCGACCGGAGCGCGCGCCGTGCCCCCTGTTCTCCGACGACTGCGTGAACATGTGGCCGCTGGTCGAGGACTTCGACCGGTTCCTCGCCGACCCCGCTGCGAGGAACCGATGA
- a CDS encoding DegT/DnrJ/EryC1/StrS family aminotransferase, with amino-acid sequence MSPEQEISLYESELAARIGVEHVVATSSGTTALHTALYAAGVGPGDEVLVPALTVVMTAAPVVALGARPVVVDSDPAGTGLDHDDVLSKIGPRTRAVLPVLLWGRADPWAQRLRALAADHGLAVIVDAAQALGTTWTDGQAGVPAHAVCFSTHSSKILATGEGGFLGTDDPQLAARARAYRSHWLPPPPGEAPLARAAHNFRLAAPLAEIGRRRLTHLDELVARRRARTASLDRLLADAPALRAVPADDGWNGYAPLYRLDLARPRAFCEHLAACGVANSTGTFGLVPLDQRPAYTDLRHAPCRQAAAVLDATLALALPNTPDVPHIRDDADALDGPAAADLRQLADTITREAARWAV; translated from the coding sequence TTGTCTCCCGAGCAGGAGATCAGCCTCTACGAGAGCGAACTCGCCGCCCGGATCGGTGTCGAGCACGTCGTCGCCACCTCCAGCGGCACCACAGCGCTGCACACCGCCCTGTACGCGGCCGGGGTCGGCCCCGGGGACGAGGTGCTGGTGCCGGCGCTGACGGTCGTGATGACCGCCGCGCCGGTGGTGGCGCTGGGAGCGCGACCGGTCGTGGTCGACTCCGACCCGGCCGGGACCGGTCTCGACCACGACGACGTGCTCAGCAAGATCGGGCCTCGAACCCGCGCCGTGCTCCCGGTGCTGCTCTGGGGCCGCGCCGATCCTTGGGCGCAGCGCCTGCGCGCGCTGGCCGCCGACCACGGCCTCGCAGTGATCGTGGACGCCGCCCAGGCGCTCGGCACCACATGGACGGATGGCCAGGCCGGAGTTCCGGCGCACGCCGTGTGCTTCTCGACGCACTCCTCCAAGATCCTCGCCACCGGCGAGGGCGGGTTCCTCGGCACCGACGACCCGCAACTGGCCGCCCGGGCCCGGGCCTACCGGTCGCACTGGCTCCCCCCGCCGCCTGGCGAGGCGCCGCTGGCGCGAGCGGCGCACAACTTCCGCCTCGCCGCCCCACTGGCCGAGATCGGCCGTCGGCGCCTGACCCATCTCGACGAGCTGGTCGCCCGACGGCGCGCCCGAACCGCGTCACTGGACCGGCTGCTCGCCGACGCCCCCGCCCTGCGAGCCGTACCCGCCGACGACGGCTGGAACGGATATGCGCCGCTCTACCGGCTCGACCTGGCGCGACCGCGGGCGTTCTGCGAGCACCTCGCCGCATGCGGGGTCGCGAACAGCACCGGCACCTTCGGACTCGTGCCGCTCGACCAGCGACCCGCCTACACCGACCTACGACACGCACCCTGCCGCCAGGCCGCCGCAGTCCTCGACGCCACACTGGCACTGGCGCTACCCAACACCCCCGACGTCCCCCACATCCGCGACGACGCCGACGCCCTCGACGGCCCCGCTGCCGCAGACCTGCGGCAGCTCGCGGACACGATCACCCGGGAGGCCGCCCGATGGGCCGTCTGA
- a CDS encoding 3'-5' exonuclease translates to MIDFEYTTPTGAAPEPIEVAVQTLRVEDGRLRRAWAYEALIRPPAHAPVTGFDTQQTGITAAMVADRPAAAEVLAELDDQLRSATNGGAAAAGVGPAAGGPLVLVAHHAHAEARILSDWREHCPTLARTDLIDTVRLARDRFPELPKHGLDVLAAHMRMPAPPGRHRAMPDVQLLVDVFCSLVEHEVRWPDLRTLRAVANVPARAADTEQEALF, encoded by the coding sequence GTGATCGACTTCGAGTACACCACCCCGACCGGAGCCGCCCCCGAACCGATCGAGGTCGCCGTGCAGACCCTGCGCGTCGAGGACGGTCGGTTGCGCCGTGCCTGGGCCTATGAGGCCCTGATCCGGCCGCCCGCGCACGCGCCCGTAACAGGGTTCGACACCCAGCAGACCGGCATCACGGCGGCGATGGTCGCCGACCGTCCCGCCGCGGCCGAGGTGCTCGCCGAGCTGGACGACCAGCTGCGATCAGCGACGAACGGGGGCGCCGCCGCGGCTGGGGTGGGGCCGGCCGCGGGAGGCCCACTCGTCCTCGTGGCCCACCACGCCCACGCCGAAGCGCGGATCCTCAGCGACTGGCGCGAGCACTGCCCGACACTGGCCCGGACCGACCTGATCGACACCGTCCGTCTGGCTCGCGACCGGTTCCCCGAGCTGCCCAAGCACGGTCTCGACGTGCTGGCCGCGCACATGCGTATGCCGGCCCCGCCTGGGCGGCACCGCGCGATGCCCGACGTGCAGCTGCTCGTCGACGTCTTCTGCTCCCTGGTCGAGCACGAGGTCCGCTGGCCTGACCTGCGCACGCTGCGAGCGGTCGCCAACGTGCCCGCCCGCGCCGCAGACACCGAGCAGGAAGCGCTGTTCTGA
- a CDS encoding 6-pyruvoyl trahydropterin synthase family protein, which translates to MSVAPMVVVPGWFTIEKSFELDGVSHELTELPAGHKCRRNHGHNYVITLTLSAADLDETGFVTDFGDLRPFREHLQDTYDHRRLNDVVSFHPTAELLAQHLGSWFIGHVEPEIHGRLVSVRVAETSSASATWIRGGQA; encoded by the coding sequence ATGAGCGTTGCTCCGATGGTCGTGGTGCCCGGGTGGTTCACGATCGAGAAGTCCTTCGAGCTGGACGGGGTGAGCCATGAGCTCACCGAGTTGCCGGCCGGGCACAAGTGCCGCCGCAACCACGGCCACAACTACGTGATCACGCTGACCCTCTCGGCGGCCGACCTCGACGAGACGGGGTTCGTCACCGACTTCGGCGATCTGCGCCCGTTTCGGGAGCACTTGCAGGACACCTACGATCACCGTCGGCTCAACGACGTTGTCAGCTTCCACCCGACCGCGGAGCTACTGGCCCAGCATCTCGGGTCGTGGTTCATCGGCCACGTCGAGCCGGAGATCCACGGTCGGCTCGTGTCGGTCCGGGTCGCCGAGACCTCGTCGGCGTCGGCCACCTGGATCCGCGGCGGCCAGGCGTGA
- a CDS encoding NUDIX hydrolase, which produces MLIKHATASTFVFCHVDDQWRLGLVEHPRLGRRMIVGGHVEDYETPAEAAVREATEESGLLVRLLGCPAPQLPQGYPHERVAAPWWMTEVGVPADNHLAEPHVHIDHQYVAVADSPVPVSRPAHPFAWFGVGDLDRVSMFRDTEMLARALFDRIDELVSLGEHTPVDVLATIGSVG; this is translated from the coding sequence GTGTTGATCAAGCATGCGACGGCGAGCACGTTCGTGTTCTGCCATGTGGACGACCAGTGGCGTCTGGGTTTGGTCGAGCACCCGCGTCTGGGCCGGCGCATGATCGTCGGCGGACATGTGGAGGACTACGAGACACCGGCTGAGGCTGCGGTGCGTGAGGCGACCGAGGAATCGGGGCTGCTGGTGCGTCTGCTGGGATGTCCGGCGCCGCAGCTGCCGCAGGGTTACCCGCACGAGCGGGTCGCCGCTCCGTGGTGGATGACCGAGGTTGGCGTCCCGGCCGATAACCACCTCGCCGAGCCGCACGTCCACATCGATCACCAGTATGTCGCGGTGGCCGATTCGCCGGTGCCGGTGAGCCGGCCCGCGCATCCGTTCGCGTGGTTCGGTGTCGGCGACCTTGATCGGGTCTCGATGTTCCGCGACACCGAGATGCTGGCGCGTGCGCTGTTCGACCGGATCGATGAGCTGGTCTCGCTGGGTGAGCACACACCTGTCGATGTGCTCGCCACGATCGGCTCCGTGGGCTGA
- a CDS encoding dTMP kinase produces MPGQDLPATPADTSGGRPTDRGALISIEGLNGVGKTYLTDRVLDAIPASRRPSTVAEFSRRQCPDDQGSGYDLGRQLLRSLVNAAAGEPFLRSGSPRSETLLLLAIKAHDFETSRATLQSGGTVIEGRSLHSVAVYQSLILGPGTVPETRDIADVDIDAVPDAVPDVVRTEDEAMARARTILFTAAAWRPLPDLTVLITDDPDTAVGRAEARDDFRYTPEQWRLHRRAAALFDRLAADDPRHVWVLDRRGQDAESLTATLLAWIESAPRRSWAGSAR; encoded by the coding sequence ATGCCCGGCCAGGACCTCCCAGCCACGCCCGCCGACACCTCCGGCGGCAGACCAACTGACCGCGGCGCCCTGATCTCGATCGAAGGACTCAACGGCGTCGGCAAGACCTACCTCACCGACCGGGTCCTCGACGCGATCCCGGCGTCGCGGCGGCCCTCGACGGTGGCCGAGTTCTCCCGCCGCCAGTGCCCCGACGACCAGGGCTCGGGCTACGACCTGGGGCGCCAGTTGCTGCGATCGCTGGTCAACGCCGCGGCGGGTGAGCCGTTCCTGCGATCGGGATCTCCCCGTTCGGAGACGCTGCTCCTGCTGGCGATCAAGGCCCACGACTTCGAGACCAGCCGGGCCACGTTGCAGTCCGGGGGCACTGTGATCGAGGGCCGAAGCCTGCACTCCGTCGCGGTCTACCAGTCCCTGATCCTGGGACCGGGCACCGTGCCAGAGACACGAGACATCGCGGACGTGGACATCGACGCCGTGCCTGACGCCGTGCCCGACGTCGTGCGCACCGAGGACGAGGCGATGGCACGTGCGCGCACCATCCTGTTCACGGCCGCTGCCTGGCGACCGCTGCCGGATCTGACGGTATTGATCACCGACGACCCCGACACAGCGGTCGGACGCGCCGAGGCTCGTGACGACTTCCGCTACACCCCGGAGCAGTGGCGCTTGCACCGCCGCGCGGCTGCGTTGTTCGACCGCCTCGCCGCCGACGATCCCCGCCACGTGTGGGTTCTCGACCGGCGCGGCCAGGACGCGGAGTCCCTGACCGCGACACTGCTGGCCTGGATCGAGTCGGCCCCGCGCCGCTCCTGGGCCGGGTCGGCGCGATGA
- the fxlM gene encoding methyltransferase, FxLD system, with product MPDQDADAVLDRLAAACAQTLADRPGVPNTVATEQWARTRFIRAKAVTFARARGADTRVVAIAALIEGLDPATAPTHDPGRNSGRDSGRDSGGDVHLLMARAVLRQADVDRDDWARVEQIVCDSRAHPLDDGLSVEAQVLHDACTLFEVLPIGPVVAAAQRDGEARAAEDRADLWEAARSRLDALDARLEADLFYYSDAALTRYGRWAAAVRELWSAVADSADDLDVQELVARLPGGGDPAAARRRMVDNLARDGWLDTPAVRRAVEVVPRHLFMPAGTSLELAYSDRDAVVTKRDETGRSMSSVSAPWLQAAMIDQAEVGAGSRVLEIGSGGYNAALLAEVVGPDGLVVSVDIDPEVVDRTRTRLQTTGYSGRVQAVVADAAHRVLPDGQLVDAVVVTAGAWDIAPAWFDQLAPGGTLVVPLRMRGATRSIGFRRVDDHLESSSVQVCGFVPMQGADAHDEVRVPLRFPGDPDRQVSLRFDSDTAPDPDSLRVVFDGAPTTVWSRVVLGRRESTADLSLRLATHWPGYCAMDVEDGTELIPRPARWWPHGVAHEGALAYLVHRPTKYPDENGAGDTVELGICARGEGADRLATAMIEQVRAWAASRDATPSFSFWPTGTTPPDVPEDEAADWLHKPHGDLRVTWPPIPADIGGQRG from the coding sequence GTGCCCGACCAGGACGCGGACGCGGTCCTCGACCGATTGGCGGCGGCGTGCGCGCAGACCCTGGCCGACCGGCCCGGCGTCCCGAACACCGTCGCCACCGAGCAGTGGGCGCGGACCCGGTTCATCCGGGCGAAGGCAGTCACGTTCGCTCGGGCACGCGGCGCCGACACCCGGGTGGTGGCGATCGCCGCGCTGATCGAGGGACTGGACCCCGCGACCGCCCCGACCCACGACCCGGGCCGGAACTCCGGACGCGACTCGGGCCGAGACTCCGGAGGCGATGTCCATCTCCTGATGGCGCGTGCCGTGCTGCGCCAGGCCGATGTCGACCGGGACGACTGGGCGCGGGTCGAGCAGATCGTGTGCGACAGCCGGGCTCATCCGCTCGACGATGGGTTGTCGGTCGAGGCGCAGGTCCTGCACGACGCGTGCACGTTGTTCGAGGTACTGCCCATCGGGCCGGTCGTGGCTGCCGCGCAGCGGGACGGTGAGGCCCGGGCGGCCGAGGACCGGGCCGATTTGTGGGAGGCGGCGAGGTCGAGACTCGACGCCCTGGACGCTCGGCTCGAGGCGGACCTGTTCTATTACAGCGACGCCGCACTCACCCGGTACGGCCGCTGGGCCGCCGCGGTCCGCGAGCTGTGGAGCGCGGTCGCCGACTCCGCCGACGACCTGGACGTCCAGGAGCTCGTGGCGCGGTTGCCGGGCGGCGGGGACCCCGCAGCCGCCCGCCGCCGGATGGTCGACAACCTCGCTCGCGACGGCTGGCTCGACACGCCCGCGGTGCGCCGGGCCGTCGAGGTGGTGCCGCGGCACCTGTTCATGCCGGCCGGTACCTCGCTGGAGCTGGCCTACAGCGACCGGGACGCGGTGGTCACCAAGCGCGACGAGACCGGGCGGTCGATGTCGTCGGTCAGCGCGCCGTGGCTGCAGGCCGCCATGATTGACCAGGCCGAGGTCGGTGCGGGCTCGCGGGTGCTGGAGATCGGGTCGGGCGGCTACAACGCCGCCCTGCTCGCTGAGGTCGTCGGGCCGGACGGTCTGGTGGTCAGCGTCGACATCGACCCGGAGGTCGTCGACCGCACCCGCACCCGGCTGCAGACCACCGGGTACAGCGGGCGGGTCCAGGCCGTGGTCGCCGACGCCGCGCACCGCGTCCTGCCCGACGGGCAGCTGGTGGACGCGGTCGTGGTGACCGCCGGGGCGTGGGACATCGCGCCGGCGTGGTTCGACCAGCTCGCGCCCGGTGGCACGTTGGTGGTGCCGCTGCGGATGCGCGGGGCGACCCGCTCGATCGGGTTCCGCCGCGTTGACGATCACCTGGAGAGCAGCTCGGTGCAGGTGTGCGGGTTCGTGCCCATGCAGGGCGCCGACGCCCATGACGAGGTCCGGGTCCCGCTGCGGTTCCCCGGTGACCCCGACCGGCAGGTCAGCCTGCGCTTCGACAGCGACACCGCCCCCGACCCGGACAGCCTGCGCGTGGTGTTCGACGGCGCACCCACGACGGTGTGGTCGCGGGTCGTGCTGGGCCGCCGGGAGTCGACCGCGGATCTGTCCCTGCGGTTGGCTACGCACTGGCCCGGCTACTGCGCCATGGATGTCGAGGACGGCACCGAGCTGATCCCGAGACCCGCGCGGTGGTGGCCCCACGGCGTCGCCCACGAGGGCGCGCTGGCCTACCTGGTGCACCGGCCCACCAAGTACCCAGACGAGAACGGGGCCGGGGACACGGTCGAGCTCGGCATCTGCGCTCGCGGCGAGGGCGCCGACCGGTTGGCGACCGCGATGATCGAACAGGTCCGGGCATGGGCGGCCTCGCGGGACGCGACACCATCGTTCAGCTTCTGGCCGACCGGAACGACACCGCCGGATGTCCCGGAGGACGAGGCGGCGGACTGGCTGCACAAGCCGCACGGGGACCTGCGCGTCACCTGGCCGCCGATCCCCGCGGACATCGGTGGTCAGCGTGGGTGA
- a CDS encoding 7-carboxy-7-deazaguanine synthase QueE — MQGEGPLCGQRCAFVRLSRCNLACTWCDTPETWDWRRYDPAAVTVRAGVGEVADWVGGVGVDLLVLTGGEPLLQQPGLGALLDQVSAQVRVQVETNGTRVPEPGLADRVDLWVVSPKLANSGMPIERRLVPAALEALRATGRAAFKFVVSDPAVDVAEIAALVGRYGLGPVWVMPEATTPSAVVEGTAALLETAAEHGWNLSTRLHVLAGAR; from the coding sequence GTGCAGGGAGAGGGTCCGCTGTGCGGGCAGCGGTGCGCGTTCGTGCGGCTCTCGCGCTGCAACCTGGCCTGCACCTGGTGCGACACCCCCGAGACCTGGGACTGGCGGCGCTACGACCCCGCGGCGGTCACCGTCCGGGCGGGTGTCGGGGAGGTCGCGGACTGGGTGGGCGGTGTCGGGGTGGATCTGCTGGTGCTCACCGGCGGTGAGCCGCTGCTGCAACAGCCCGGGTTGGGTGCGCTGCTCGATCAGGTCTCGGCGCAGGTCCGGGTCCAGGTCGAGACCAACGGAACCCGGGTGCCGGAGCCCGGTCTGGCCGATCGTGTGGATTTGTGGGTGGTCAGCCCCAAGCTGGCGAACTCCGGGATGCCGATCGAGCGGCGGCTCGTCCCGGCAGCGCTTGAGGCGCTGCGCGCCACGGGCCGGGCCGCGTTCAAGTTCGTGGTGAGCGACCCGGCGGTCGATGTCGCAGAGATCGCCGCGCTGGTCGGGCGCTACGGCCTCGGACCGGTGTGGGTGATGCCCGAGGCGACGACCCCGAGCGCCGTCGTGGAGGGCACCGCGGCGCTGCTGGAGACGGCGGCCGAGCACGGGTGGAACCTGTCGACCCGGCTGCACGTCCTGGCCGGCGCCCGATGA